TAGAATTTTCCAGCATCCAGACTTCATTGGCCACCGCCATTGCGAGCGCACCGCCGCTTCCGCCCTCTCCGATTACGATGGAAAGTATTGGAACGGTGATATCGGCCATTTCAAACAGATTCCGGGCAATCGCCTCTCCCTGGCCCCGCTCTTCTGCCTCCAGTCCGCAGAACGCACCTGGCGTATCCACAAAACAGATGATGGGACGGCCAAAGGTCTCCGCCTGCTTCATCAGGCGCAGCGCTTTTCTGTATCCTTCGGGGGATGGCATTCCGAAATTGCGCCTGATATTGTCCTTTGTATTCTTTCCCTTTTCCTGTCCGATGACGGTCACGGGCATGCCGCGGAAGGAGGCGATGCCGCCCACGATGGCTCCGTCGTCGCCAAAGTAACGGTCTCCATGGAATTCCATAAAATCATCAAATACTGCATTGATATAATCACTGGCTGCCGGGCGTTCCGCGCTTCTGG
The genomic region above belongs to Anaerotignum faecicola and contains:
- a CDS encoding acetyl-CoA carboxylase carboxyl transferase subunit alpha — encoded protein: RSAERPAASDYINAVFDDFMEFHGDRYFGDDGAIVGGIASFRGMPVTVIGQEKGKNTKDNIRRNFGMPSPEGYRKALRLMKQAETFGRPIICFVDTPGAFCGLEAEERGQGEAIARNLFEMADITVPILSIVIGEGGSGGALAMAVANEVWMLENS